Part of the Tindallia californiensis genome is shown below.
TGCTGATAGTCGGTTTGAAAAATTTGGCGTCGAAAAAAAAGAAACCTTAGAAGAATTGATAAAAGAAGTCGATTTTGTAACTGTTCATACGCCAAAAACAAAAGAAACAGCTGGCATGATTGGTAAAAATGAGCTGATGAAGGCGAAAAAAGGCATTAAAGTCATTAATTGTGCCAGAGGTGGCATTATTAATGAAGAGGATTTAACATGGGCGATTCAGCAAGGAATAGTGGAAGCGGCTGGGATCGATGTTTTGAAAGACGAACCTGATACAACCTCACCTCTATTTGATGTGGAAAATGTTACACTAACGCCTCACATAGGGGCAGGAACCGTTGAGGCTCAAGATAAAGTGGGGGTTGGTGTTGCTCATGAGGTTTTGGGTGCTTTGAGAGGAGAAATGGTTACCAATGCAGTGAATATGCCAACCCTGATGCGGCAGGAATTGGATCAGGTTCAAAGCAGCCTACGGTTAGGAGAGATTTTGGGCAAATTTTATTATCAAATGAGTAAGGAGCCAGTAGATAGGTTAGAAATCATTTATCGTGGTGAAACGGTTCATATGGAAACGCAAATGATTACCTTAGCCATTCTGAAAGGTTTGATGGAACCGGTGGTTCAGGAAAAAGTGAATTACGTCAATGCAAAATTGCTAGCAAAAAGCAGAGGAATAGAGGTAATAGAAAGCCAACAATCAGAAGACGATCGGTATCTGAATTTTATTCAACTTAAAATATATGCAAAAGACAAGTGCTTTACGATAGGCGGAACTGTTTTTGGGAAAAAAGAGCTTCGGATTGCTGAAGTGAATGGCTTTGTTTTCGATGTAGTCCCCACACCATATATGCTGATAGCAAAAAACATTGATCAGCCGGGAATGATTGGTAAAATTGGAACCAATTTAGGTGAACATCATATTAATATTGCAACGATGCAGGTTAGTCGAAACGTACAGGGTGAAAAAGCAATGATGGTATTGACCATTGATTCTGAACCAACGGAAGAGGACTTGAAGATGATTCAGGAAGTTCCGGGGATTTTAAATGTGCAGCTAGTACGCCTATAAGGACAAAGGGGTTGTAGAAGGCATGGATAAGAATCTTATTAGAGCAATGGCAGAGGAATATACTGAGTTTTTACGAGATGAATCAAGAATGGTAGGAAAAGCTGAGAGCATTTCTTTTCCACAGTGTGAAAAAGAAATGGTTCATATCGTAAAAAAAATGGTAGACAGGCAAATACCAATCACTTTGCAAGGTGGAAGAACAGGCCTTGCAGCTGGAGCTGTACCTCTAAAGGGACATGTTATGAATACATCTCGAATGGATAAAATAGTAGGAATGAGAAAAGATGATCAAGGATCTTACTATCTTCGATTGCAGCCAGGTATTACCCTGTCTCAACTGCGTAAAAAAATTGAAATGAAGGCTTTTGATCATCATGATTGGAAGGTGGACGATAAAAAAGCATATATAGAGTTCTGTGAGGAGCCGGAATACTTCTTCAGTCCGGATCCAACAGAAGCTTCTGCAACCTTAGGGGGAATGGTTGCTTGCAATGCATCCGGAGCTAGAAGCTATCATTACGGGTCAATCAGATCCTACGTTACCAGTCTTCGGTTGGTGCTTGCTAATGGCGATACAGTGGAAATAAAAAGAGGAACAATCATTGCAAAAGGTCGAGAAGCAGAGTTGATGACAGAACAAGGAAACTTATTAAAACTGAAACTTCCACAATACCAATCCCCGAGCATAAAGAACGCTTCAGGATATTATGTAGCCGACGATATGGATGTGATTGATCTATTTATAGGTTCTGACGGTACGCTTGCTATTATCAGCGAAATAGAGGTGAAATTACTGAAAATGCCTCCAGTTGTATGGGGGATTAGCTGCTTTTTTACTCAAGAGGCACTGGCAGTCAATTTCGTTAAAGAGATAAGAAAGAAAACGGATAAAGTTGCCTCAATAGAATATTTTGATGGTGATGCATTAGAGATTCTGAGAGTTCAAAAGAAAAAAGGCCTTACTTTTGCTAATTTACCAGATATAAGTCCGGAAATGAAGGCGGCCGTATATGTGGAAATTCATGTAGAGACCACGCAGGAGGCTATTGAGCTTCTGAAGTTGTTGAAAAAAAAGATAAAAAAAGCAGATGGAGATACCAAACATACATGGGTAGCGAGAGTAGATGTGGATAGAGATAGACTTCTGTTTTTCAGACATGCCATTCCTGAAAGCGTGAACATGCTCATTGATGAACGAAAAAAAGACTGTCCGACCATTACCAAACTGGGAACAGATATGGCGGTTCCGGATGAATTTTTGGATTGGGTAATCAATGTATACCGTGAAAAACTAAAAGCTAAAGGGATTCGATCGGCCGTGTGGGGGCATATAGGGGACAATCATTTGCATGTAAATCTATTGCCCAGGAATGAAAAAGAGTATGAACTAGGAAAAGAAATATATGCTGAATGGGCCAGCGAAATATCAAAGGTAGGTGGTGTTGTGTCGGCTGAACATGGAGTCGGAAAACTTAAATACCAGTTTTTAGAAACAATGTATGGTTCGGCGGCCGTTGAACAGATGAGAAGTTTGAAACAGATCTTTGATCCGCTTGAGATACTAGGAAGGGGAAATCTTTTTTCTTTCACAGAAGGCCAGGAGGAGAAAAAATGAAAATTGTAGTGTGTATAAAACAAGTGCCATCCACTAATAAGGTGCAGTTGCATCCTGAAACAAATACGATTATTCGTGATGGTAGGAAATCGGTTACGAACCCTTTCGACACCTACGCTATTGAAGAAGCGATTCGTATCAAAGAAAAAACAGGAGGTAAGACGATTGCAATTAGTATGGGGATTCCAGAAACAGAAAAGCTTTTGAAAGACGCCATGGGTCGAGGGATAGATCAAGCCATATTACTGTCAGATAAAGCCTTTGCTGGTTCAGATACATTGGCGACTTCTTACACGCTGTCTCTGGGGATAAGAGAATTAATGCCGGTAGATCTGATACTATGTGGCAAAATGGCCGTTGATGGCGATACGGCTCAAATAGGACCTGAACTGGCAGAACAGCTAGGAATACCTCATGTAACAGATGTTATAGAAATACTGGAGATGAAGCAATCCTATTTAATATGCAAAAGGGAAATAGATAACGGATATCAACTCTTGAAAGTCAAGCTTCCGGCACTTTTAACAGTCTTAAAAGACATCAACATGCCTAGAATGCCATCAATAGAAGGTGTTTTACAGAGTGAAACAATTGAGGTTATCAGAAAAGATGCTCGAGATCTGGAAGCGAAAACAAGCAAATTAGGATTATCTGGCTCACCAACTCAGGTGGTTAAGACTTTTGTGCCGGAGAGAGACAGTAAAGCCATTGAAATTTCAGGAAACATAGAGGAAAAAGCAGCAAAAGTAAAGAATATTATAGGGGAGGTGTTAGGCAATGGCAGGTCTCAAGATTGATTATTCAACATGTGATGCTTGTGGGAACTGTATAAACACTTGTCCGGTAAAGGCTTTGTATAAGAGAGGCAACAAAGTTGCGCTAGAAGAAAACAATTGCATATTATGTGGAGGTTGTATTGATAGTTGTCCTTACGAAGCGATTTCTATCAACAAAAAAAGAACAAAGACGATAAATAGAGAAAAGACATCTGGTATATGGGTTTATGCAGAACATAAAAAGGGGGTCATGCATCCGGTTGTTTATGAATTATTAGGCAAAGGAAGAGAACTGGCGGATAAAAGCAAGCATAAGCTTACGGCTGTGCTTATTGATGGAGAAAGCAGTCACTTGGCAAAAGAGTTAATAGCATACGGTGCTGACAGAGTCATCCTTTGTAGTCATGTATTATTAGAGAGTCAGCAGGATGAATATCATTTTGATGCAATGACAACTATCTTAGAAGAAGAAATACCTAGCATTTTTCTTTTTGGCGCAACCAGCTTCGGCAGGTCGCTTGCTCCAAGAATGGCGGCAAGATTACAAACTGGCTTAACAGCCGATTGTACCCGGTTAGAAGTGGATGATGTCAGCGGTAACCTCTATCAAACGAGACCGGCTTTTGGTGGGAATTTAATGGCAACGATACTCTGTCCAGACCAAAGACCTCAAATGGCAACCGTTCGATCTGGAATAATGCATGCAAAAGAACCGGACTATTATAGAGAAGGAATGATAAAAAGGGTAAATTACAAAGGGAAAATAAAGCCGAACATAGAAATAATCAATGAGATTATTGGAGAGAAAAAAGAAAGTATCGGAGATGCATCTGTTATTATATCGGCAGGAAGAGGAATTGGGTCGCAGAAAAACATGAAGCTTGTCAGAAAACTGGCAGACGTTCTGGGTGGCCAAGTAGGTGTCAGCAGACCGCTGGTGGATATAGGGTGGAGTGAATACCCTCATCAAATAGGACAAACCGGAGCCGTTGTGAGGCCACAACTCATGATAACCTGTGGTATATCGGGTGCAATTCAGCATCTGGCAGGCATAGCCGATGCAAAAACAATCATCGCAATAAACACTGACCCGGAGGCGCCGATCTTTTCTGTAGCAAATTACAAAATAATTGATGATTGCATAGAAGTATTGAAAATGCTTATTGACAGCATGGAGAAAAAACAAAGTTGAAAATATCGCTTGACACTTAGGGCTGTAGATGGTAATCTATTTCTTGCCAGCAAAAGCCACGCAAAACGGCAGGCAAAGAAGCAAAGGTATCCGGGTGTAGCGCAGTTTGGTAGCGCACATGGTTTGGGACCATGGGGCCGGGAGTTCGAATCTCTCCACCCGGACCATCAGGGCTCATAGCTCAGGT
Proteins encoded:
- the serA gene encoding phosphoglycerate dehydrogenase; the encoded protein is MKILVTEKISEKGLKVLQESGAKVDIKMKPPREELLSIIAEYDAMVVRSYTKVDEELFSYAKNLKVVGRAGNGVDNIHMPSATKKGVIVVNTPDANSVSAAELTVGHMLAISRKIPQAHQAMKKHHWDNHGYIGTELYKKKLGIVGLGRIGALVATRMQAFEMEVSAYDPYIADSRFEKFGVEKKETLEELIKEVDFVTVHTPKTKETAGMIGKNELMKAKKGIKVINCARGGIINEEDLTWAIQQGIVEAAGIDVLKDEPDTTSPLFDVENVTLTPHIGAGTVEAQDKVGVGVAHEVLGALRGEMVTNAVNMPTLMRQELDQVQSSLRLGEILGKFYYQMSKEPVDRLEIIYRGETVHMETQMITLAILKGLMEPVVQEKVNYVNAKLLAKSRGIEVIESQQSEDDRYLNFIQLKIYAKDKCFTIGGTVFGKKELRIAEVNGFVFDVVPTPYMLIAKNIDQPGMIGKIGTNLGEHHINIATMQVSRNVQGEKAMMVLTIDSEPTEEDLKMIQEVPGILNVQLVRL
- a CDS encoding FAD-binding oxidoreductase — protein: MDKNLIRAMAEEYTEFLRDESRMVGKAESISFPQCEKEMVHIVKKMVDRQIPITLQGGRTGLAAGAVPLKGHVMNTSRMDKIVGMRKDDQGSYYLRLQPGITLSQLRKKIEMKAFDHHDWKVDDKKAYIEFCEEPEYFFSPDPTEASATLGGMVACNASGARSYHYGSIRSYVTSLRLVLANGDTVEIKRGTIIAKGREAELMTEQGNLLKLKLPQYQSPSIKNASGYYVADDMDVIDLFIGSDGTLAIISEIEVKLLKMPPVVWGISCFFTQEALAVNFVKEIRKKTDKVASIEYFDGDALEILRVQKKKGLTFANLPDISPEMKAAVYVEIHVETTQEAIELLKLLKKKIKKADGDTKHTWVARVDVDRDRLLFFRHAIPESVNMLIDERKKDCPTITKLGTDMAVPDEFLDWVINVYREKLKAKGIRSAVWGHIGDNHLHVNLLPRNEKEYELGKEIYAEWASEISKVGGVVSAEHGVGKLKYQFLETMYGSAAVEQMRSLKQIFDPLEILGRGNLFSFTEGQEEKK
- a CDS encoding electron transfer flavoprotein subunit beta/FixA family protein, which gives rise to MKIVVCIKQVPSTNKVQLHPETNTIIRDGRKSVTNPFDTYAIEEAIRIKEKTGGKTIAISMGIPETEKLLKDAMGRGIDQAILLSDKAFAGSDTLATSYTLSLGIRELMPVDLILCGKMAVDGDTAQIGPELAEQLGIPHVTDVIEILEMKQSYLICKREIDNGYQLLKVKLPALLTVLKDINMPRMPSIEGVLQSETIEVIRKDARDLEAKTSKLGLSGSPTQVVKTFVPERDSKAIEISGNIEEKAAKVKNIIGEVLGNGRSQD
- a CDS encoding electron transfer flavoprotein subunit alpha, giving the protein MAGLKIDYSTCDACGNCINTCPVKALYKRGNKVALEENNCILCGGCIDSCPYEAISINKKRTKTINREKTSGIWVYAEHKKGVMHPVVYELLGKGRELADKSKHKLTAVLIDGESSHLAKELIAYGADRVILCSHVLLESQQDEYHFDAMTTILEEEIPSIFLFGATSFGRSLAPRMAARLQTGLTADCTRLEVDDVSGNLYQTRPAFGGNLMATILCPDQRPQMATVRSGIMHAKEPDYYREGMIKRVNYKGKIKPNIEIINEIIGEKKESIGDASVIISAGRGIGSQKNMKLVRKLADVLGGQVGVSRPLVDIGWSEYPHQIGQTGAVVRPQLMITCGISGAIQHLAGIADAKTIIAINTDPEAPIFSVANYKIIDDCIEVLKMLIDSMEKKQS